Genomic DNA from Bacteroidota bacterium:
AGTCCGGCAATGATAACCCGTATTCCTTTATTGGCAAGCGTTGTGCAAACTTTCGTAAGCCCTTTATCGAAGAACTGGGCTTCATCAACACCAATTACATCGGTGGCTGTAGCTTTTTTTAGTATTTCCGACGAGTCACTAACGGGCATAGAAGGGATCTCACTGTAATTGTGTGAAACAACCTTTTCTTTATTATAACGGGTATCTACCGCGGGTTTAAAAATTTCAACTTTAAGCCTTGCAATTTGTGCGCGTTTAAGCCGGCGGATAAGTTCCTCTGTTTTGCCCGAAAACATAGAGCCGCAAATGACTTCAATGCAGCCCTTGCGGAATAATGAGGACGATGTGTGTTCAACAAACATAATACTTCTTTTGTCTTCCTTTCCGCTTCAGGCACAGAGGAACGGAAAGGAGAGTGGTTTTAACATTTTAAAGTTAACAAAAGAATTGAAGCTGTTATTTTGCTATACGCTATTGAAAGTATTTTTGGGGATTGTATATTGCTATGGAAAAGCTTGTGATCAATGATGACCTGTATCTTTCAGCCCCGGTGGATGCCGACAAACCCGCTTTGGTGCAATATCTTAATGATGAAGACATTTATCGCAACACGCTGCGGATACCCCACCCCTATACGGAAAAAGACGCTGAAGATTTTTTGAATCAATGCAGGGAAAGGCGGAAAAAATATGGCCGTAATTTATCCTGGATCATCCGCAGGAATAACGGAGAGGTAATGGGTTGTATAGGTTTTCAGCTGAATTATGGCATTGATTCGCATCGCGATGAACTGGGATATTGGATGGCTAAACCTTACCGCGGGCATGGAATAATGACTAAAGCATTAAAGCGATTTTGTGACTATGGTTTTAGTTACGTTGGCTTGATAAGGATAGAGGCTGTTGTTTTTGAGAACAATAAAGCATCTGAGCGGATCCTTCAGAAAAATGGCTTTAAGCACGAAGGAATGATGAAAAAAATCTATGAGAAGAAAGGTCATTATATTGACGGACAGATGTATGCCCTTGTGAAATAGAAGCACAATTCATTTTTTTAAATACAAAGTCAGATTTACACCAGGGTTATGATTAAAGACCTTTTCAATAATTATTGGAGGGGCTTTTTAATTAAAGACCTGCCGACCTGCTCCGGTATTTTGCTATTTTTGAAAGAGGATTTGGTTATATTTAGACAGGATTAATGTTTAACGGAAGCATATGCAAAAAAAGATAGAGCACCTTAATAAAAAGATTGCTGAAGCACAATTGGGAGGAGGCCAGGCCCGTATTGAATCGCAGCATAAAAAGAAAAAATTAACCGCGCGTGAGCGTTTGCACCTGTTGCTGGATGAGGGTTCTTTTGAAGAGATCGGGATGTTTGTAACACATCGTTCCAACGAGTTTGGCTTAGAGCGCGAAAAATATTTGGGAGATGGCGTTGTAACAGGCTTTGGAACCGTTAATGGCCGTTTAGTATATGTTTTCTCTCAGGATTTTACTGTGTTTGGAGGTTCTCTTTCCGAAACGCATGCTGAGAAAATTTGCCGTATCATGGACCTGGCTATGC
This window encodes:
- a CDS encoding thymidine kinase; its protein translation is MFVEHTSSSLFRKGCIEVICGSMFSGKTEELIRRLKRAQIARLKVEIFKPAVDTRYNKEKVVSHNYSEIPSMPVSDSSEILKKATATDVIGVDEAQFFDKGLTKVCTTLANKGIRVIIAGLDMDYKGRPFGPMPSLLACAEYVTKVHAICIRCGDLANHSYRKTTNDDLVMLGETSNYEALCRSCFNQNS
- a CDS encoding GNAT family N-acetyltransferase encodes the protein MEKLVINDDLYLSAPVDADKPALVQYLNDEDIYRNTLRIPHPYTEKDAEDFLNQCRERRKKYGRNLSWIIRRNNGEVMGCIGFQLNYGIDSHRDELGYWMAKPYRGHGIMTKALKRFCDYGFSYVGLIRIEAVVFENNKASERILQKNGFKHEGMMKKIYEKKGHYIDGQMYALVK